From Blattabacterium cuenoti:
GTGGTTTTTCTGTTTTAAGAGATGGATTTATTCTATCTCATAAAAATGAAGGCCTTGTTTTAGATACTTTTCGAAATATTTCCAATTATGAATGTTATCATGGAAATGCTGTTATTGGACATACAAGATATTCTACAGAAGGTGGACAAAGTAAAAAAAATATTCAACCATTTTTTGGAGAAGATATAAATGGAAAAAGTACTATTTCTATAGTACATAATGGAAATTTAATTAATGCTAAAAATATTCGTAAAAATCTAGAATTAGAAGGAATAACTTTTATATCAGAATATTCAGATTCAGAAGTCATTTTACGTTTAATACAAAAATATTTGTCAATATATAATAATATACTAGAAATAGCTATTAAAAAAACCATTTTTGATATTAAAGGAGCTTATTCTGTAATAGTTTTAATGAATAATCAAATGGCGGCATTTCGAGATCCTAATGGTATTCGTCCATTATGTTATGGAATGTTAAATGAAAAAACTTATATATTTAGTTCTGAAACTTGTGGAATTGATTCTGTAGGAGGATATTATATTAGAGATCTTTTTCCAGGAGAAATGGCTATAGTAGACAAAACTACCATTCGTTTTACTTTAATGAAAAATAAGAGATATACAAAACGTCGAATATGTTCTTTTGAATATATTTATTTTTCTCGTCCTGATTCTTTAATTGAAAATATAAACGTTTATGAAGTACGTGAAAAAAGTGGAAAAAAACTTTATGAACAACATCCAGTTCAAGCAGATGTAGTAATTGGTGTACCAGATTCTGGTGTTCCAGCAGCTATTGGATATTCTAAAGCATCTGGAATTCCTTTTAAACCAATTTTAGTAAAAAATAAATATATAGGAAGATCTTTTATTCTACCTAAACAAGAAATGCGTGAAAAAATGGTTAATCTAAAACTAAATGCTATTTTAAATGAAATAAGAGGAAAACGAATTGTTATTATTGATGATTCCATTGTACGTGGAACAACTAGTCGTAGATTAGTTTATATATTAAGAAAGGCTGGTGCGATAGAGATTCATTTTAGAAGTGCTTCTCCACCTATTATAGGGCCATGTTATTTAGGGGTAGATACTCCTAGTAGAAAAGATCTTATTTCCTATAAAATGAAAAAAGACAAAATAGCTCAATTTTTAGATGTAGATAGTTTAGAATTTTTAAGTATAACTAATCTTATCGATATTCTTGGTGGGAAAAATTATTGTTTTGGTTGTTTTACTGGAGACTATCCTATTCATAAAAAAAAATGATTGTATATTATAAAGTAATAAATTAATTATGAAAGAAAATCATAAAACCATTTATAAAATTAATCCCATTCTAAAAAAAACTTATAATAATAAAATTCTTAGTACATTAGATCATTTTGCTGCATTTTATAAAATGTCTGTTTATAGTTATAAAGAACCTATTTTAGTATCTGGTGTGGATGGTGTAGGGACAAAACTACGTTTAGCTATAAATTTTAAAAGATATGAAATTATTGGAAAAGATTGTTTTGCGATGTGTGCCAATGATGTATTATGTCATGGAGCTCAACCTTTATTTTTTTTAGATTATTTAGCTTGCGGAAAACTAGATTCTAATATTGCAGAAAAAATTATAAAAGGACTAGCTACTTCCTGTCAAAAAACTCATACTTGTTTAATTGGTGGTGAAACTGCAGAAATGCCTGGAATTTATCAAGAAAAAGATTATGATATAGCTGGTTTTTGTGTAGGTATTGTAGAAAAAAAAAATATTATATATGGAAAAAATTCTATTAAGGATGGAGATATTTTAATTGGGTTACCTTCATCAGGAGTACATAGTAATGGATTTTCCTTAATTAGAAAAATTTTTGATACAGAATATTTACTAATGAAAGAATTTCAAAAAAAACCATTTTATGAAACTCTTTTAATTCCTACTAAAATTTATCATGATACAATACATATTTTATTAAAAGAATTTTTAATACACGGATTAGTTCATGTTACTGGAGGAGGTATATACGAAAATTTACTTCGTATTCTTCCAAATAATTTATTAGCTAAAGTATATAAAAAAAAAATTCCTATTCTCCCTGTTTTTAATTATATTCAAAAAAAAGGAATTTTATCAGACCAAGAAATGTGGAATACTTTTAATATGGGAGTTGGAATGATTATCATAGTTTCTGTAAAAAATAAATATTCTATTTTTCATAGATTACGTTGTTTAGGAGAACAACCTTTTATTTTTGGTAAAATAGTAAAAGGAGAGAAAAAAGTTTTTTTAAAATAAAATATTTTCATTTTTTTTATGAAAAAATTAGCTATTTTAGTATCTGGTAATGGAACCAATATGAAACATATATTGCATGCTATTTATCATGGAGAATTGAAAAATTGTAAAGTTGATTTAGTAGTTTCTGATAGAGCTTGTAAAGCAATCCAATATTCTTTAAAAAAAAATATTCCTACTTTTCATTTTGAAAAAATAAATCAACAATTTATATCATCAAAAATTCATCATATTTTAATAAAATATATTCCAGATATTATCGTACTTTCTGGTTTTCTTTCTATACTAAATGCAGATTTTTGTAAAAAATGGGATAAAAAAATTATCAATATTCATCCTTCTCTTTTACCAAAATATGGAGGAAAAGGGATGTACGGAATGAAAATACATCAAAAAGTCCTAAAAAATAAAGAAAAAATATCCGGAGCTACAGTTCATTATGTGAATAAACATATTGATTCAGGAAAAATTATTTTACAAAAATCTTGTTTACTTTCTGATAAGGAAACTATAAAATCTTTATATAAAAAAATATCTATCATAGAAAAAAAAATACTTATTCAATCTTTAAATAATTTTTGACGATTTATTTAAATTATATATAATATAAAAAAATTGATTTATTTCTATCATTCTATGAAAAAAGCTTTAATTAGTGTTTTTGAAAAAAATAAAAAATTATTTAATTTTGTCCATTTTTTATATAAAAAAGGATATCAAATTATTTCTACTGGAGGAACCTTTAAATATTTAAAAAAAAATGGAATAATAAATATTATAGATATAGCTGATTTTATCTCTTTTTCTGAACAATTAAATGGAAGAATAAAAACTATTCATCCTAACATTTACGGAGGTATATTAGCGGATAGATCTAAAGATAATCATATGAAATATCTTATATCTCATAAAATCCATCCTATTGATATTGTATTAGTCAATTTTTACCCATTTGTTGAAAAATTATCTCAAAAAAATTTTTCTATAGATTCATTAATTGAATTTATTGATATAGGAGGTCCATCTATGCTACGTGCAGCAGCAAAAAATTTTTTATATGTAACTCCTATTACAGATAATAATGATTATATATTAGTAAAAAATGAAATACAATTATATGGGAATACTTCCTTAAAGTTAAGAAAAAAATTAGCCGGTAAAGTATTTTATATAACATCCGCATATGATGCTGCTATTTCTAAAGCTTTTCTTATCGACGAAAATTTTCCTGAATATTTAAATTTTTCTGCTTATAAAAAGAAAATGAATCTCCGTTATGGAGAAAATCCTCATCAAAAAGCTGCTTATTATATTAATACGATTCATAAAGGAGCTATGCAAGATTTTCATCAATTAAATGGGAAAAAACTTTCTTTTAATAATTTAAGAGATATGGATATAGCTTGGAAAGTTGTCTCACAATTTTCTGAACCAGCTTGTTGTACAGTTAAACATTCTACTCCTTGTGGAGTAGCATTAGGAAAAAATATTATCGATGCTTTTAAAAAAACTTATGAGTCCGATTTTATTTCATCTTTTGGAGGTATTTTGGCTGTAAATAGGACAATAAATATAGAATTATCAAAAGTAATTAATCGTCTTTTTTTAGAAGTAATTTTATCTACAAATTATGAAATAGAAGCATTGAATATTCTTAAAAGAAAAAAAAATCTAAGAATTATTAGAATAATAAATCCTATTTCCGATAAATTAGAATATCTAAAAATAGATGGAGGAATCTTAGTGCAAGAAGTGGATTCTTTATTTTCTGATAATTATCATATAGTAACTAAAAAAAAATTTTCTAATACAGAAATAAAATCTTTATTATTTGCTAATAGAGTAGTAAAATATGTCAAATCTAATGCTATTGTTGTAGCTAAAGAAACACAAACTTTAGGAATTTCTGGTGGTCAGACTAATCGAATTTGGGCTGCTAGTCAAGCTATACAAAGAGCTTTAGAAAAAAAAAATAATGATAATTTAGTTCTTGTTTCTGATGCATTTTTTCCTTTTCGTGACGTAGTAGATTCAGCCGCGAATTCTGGTAAAATCACAGCGATTATTCAACCAGGAGGATCTATAAGGGATGAAGAATCTATTAAAGCTTGTGATGAATATGGAATAGCTATGGCTTTTACTGGGAATAGACATTTTAAACATTAAAAATAATATGAAAATTTTAATTTTAGGTAGCGGAGGACGTGAACATGCTATTGGAAAAAAATTATTGCAAGATAATCCATTTATAGAACTTTATTTTTATCCTGGGAATGGCGGTACAAATAAAATAGGAAAAAATTTAGAAACTAATTATAGTATTTCAGAGTTATATTTTTTTTCTAAAAAAAATGCAATAGATTTAACTATTGTTGGATCAGAAAATTTTTTATTAGATGGAATCGTAGATATTTTTAAAAATGGAGGATTAACCATCATGGGGGCACATTACCAATCTTCTAGATTAGAAGGAGACCGTATGTTTGCTAAATCATTTATGAAAAAATATGGAGTAAGAACTCCTCAATATAAAGTTTTTACTTCTTATCAAAAAGCTATAAATTTTCTAAAAAAAACGACTTATTCAGTTGCAATTAAAACAAATGGAATAGCAGAAGGGAAAGGTGTTTTTTTAGTTAAAAATAAACAAGAAGCAGAACAAGCTTTAAATTATATATTTATAGATAAAAAATTTGGAAAATCTGGAAATAAAGTTATCATAGAAGAATTTTTGAAAGGAAATGAATCCTCTATCATATCCATATATAATAGTAAAGAGATTATTCCTTTTTTATCGGCTAAAGATTATAAAAAAATAGGAGAAAAAGAAACAGGAAGTAATACAGGTGGTATGGGATCTATATCACCTAATCCATATATGAAAAATGATATTTGGATAGATTTTAAAAAAAATATATTAGAACCAACTTTAGAAGGATTATTTTTAGAAAAATTAACTTTTTTTGGATTTATTTATTTTGGATTAATGATTACATCTACTAATAAAGTTTATTTATTAGAATACAATACTCGGATGGGAGATCCTGAAACTCAAACTTTATTACCTTTAATGAAAAGTAATTTTTTACATATTATACAATCCACTTTTATGAAAAAAGATATAGTTATTGCTTGGAAATCTTTATGTTCTTGTTGTGTAGTTATATCTTCAAAAGGATATCCAGAAAAATATGAAAATGGAAAGATTATAAAAGGTTTAAACTATTTAAAAGAACCTTTTTATATTGCTGGAGCAAAAAAGGAAAAAGAAGAATGGATCACATCACGTGGACGTGTTTTAAATATAGTAGGATTAGGAAAATCTATAGAGGAGGCTAGAAAAAAAGCTTATCAAAAAGTTCAAAAAGTTTATTTTGAAAACTGCTATTTTAGAAAAGATATTGGTTTATAATTGTTATGAAAAAAGATTCTATTTTAATATTAGATTTTGGTTCCCAATATAGCCAAATCATAGCAAGAAAAATTAGAGATATAGGTGTATATGCTATTGTATATCCTTATAATATTTCTATGAATCATATTTTATCAAAAAAACCAAAAGGAATTATATTGTCAGGAAGTCCCTTTTCTATTTATGAAAAAAACCCTCCATTAATATCTAAAAATATTTTACAAATAAATATTCCTATCCTTGGAATTTGTTATGGAATGCAACTTTTGGCTTTTCTTTTTGGAGGAGATATTAAAAAATCCGAATATAAAGAATATGGAAAAACTAATTTTATTATAGATAATTACAATCATCATTTATTCCATGGAATACCAAAAAAATCTATTGTTTGGATGAGTCATTGTGATCAAATACACAATCTACCAAAAGAATTAAAAATTATTGGACATACTTCTTCTTGTTATGCTTCCGCTTTTATTCATAAAATAAAAAATATTTATGCTGTACAATTTCATCCAGAAGTTAATCATACAGAATTTGGTATTTCCATAATAAAAAATTTTATTTTTAATATTTGTAAATGTATTATAAATTGGGATTTAAATAATTTTTTAAAAATTACTATAGAAAAAATTAAAAAACGTGTATATAATAAAAAAGTTATATTAGGTTTTTCTGGAGGTGTGGATTCTTTTGTAACTGCTTATATCATTCATAAAGCTATTGGAAAATCTTTACATTGTATTTTTATAGATACGGGGTTACTTTTAAAACAAGAAAAAGAAAAAATATCCTATTTATGTAATAAAAAAATGAATTTTAATATTAAAATTATAAATGCTAAAAAACGTTTTTTATCTAGTTTAAATGGGGTAATTGATCCTGAAAAAAAAAGAAAAATTATAGGAAAAGAATTTATTTCAATTTTTCAAAAAGAATCAAAAAAAATTAAAAATGTAGAATTTTTAGCACAAGGGACTATATATTCTGATGTGATTGAATCTTCTCTTAAATACAAAAAAAAAAATTCTATAATAAAATCTCATCATAATGTAGGAGGGCTACCTACTCTTATGAAGTTAAAACTACTGGAACCATTAAAAAAATTATTTAAAGATGAAGTACGAAAAATAGGAAAAGAATTAAAAATACCAAAACAAATTTTATATCGTCATCCATTTCCCGGTCCTGGATTAAGTATTCGTATTATTGGAGAAATAAATCAAAAAAAAATTTCCATAGTTCAAAAAGCAGATAATATTCTTTTTCAAGAATTACAAAATTATAATATTTATAATTATGTGAGTCAAGCTTTTATCATTTTATTACCAATAAAAACTGTCGGAGTAATGGGCGATAAAAGAACTTATAAATATACTTCCGTATTACGGATTACAAATACGGAAGATTTTATGACAGCTACTTTTTCACGTTTACCTTATGATTTTTTAGAAAAAGTATCCAATAGAATTATTAATGAAGTAGATGGAATTAATCGGTTAGTTTATGATATTACATCTAAACCACCAGCTACTATTGAATGGGAATAATTTTTACATCATCATAGAAATAAGATTAGATATATTTTTTTTTAATTCAGTTCTATAAGAAATTAAATCTATAAAACCGTGTTCTAAAAGAAATTCAGAAGTTTGAAATCCATCTGGTAGATCTTTTCCTATTGTTTGCCTAATTACTTTAGGACCTGCAAAACCAATTAAAGCCCCAGGTTCAGCTATATTTATATCTCCAAGTAAGGCATATGAAGCAGTAACTCCTCCTGTAGTTGGATCTGTCAGAACAGATATATAAGGAATTCTAGCATCACGTAATTGAGTTAGTCTAGCTATTGTTTTAGCCATTTGCATTAAAGAAAAAGAAGATTCCATGATTCTTGCTCCTCCAGATTTAGATATTAAAACATATGGTAATTTTTTTTCAATACAATATTTGATAGCTCTAGATATTTTTTCACCGACTACTGATCCCATAGATCCTCCTATAAACGAAAAATCCATACAAGATATTACTATGTCAATCCCTTTCATTTTTCCTACTCCTGTTCTAATAGCATCATATAAATTTGTTTTTTTTCTAGCATCCTTTATTCTATCTATATACTTTTTCCGATCTATCCATTTTATAGGATCTTTACTAATCATTTTAACATTTTTTTCTAAAAAAGTTCCATGATCAAAAAGAATTTCAAAATATTCTTTACTATGAATTCTTACATGATATCCATCTTCTGGACTTACATACGCGTTTTTTTTTAGTTCTTCCGTATCTATAATTTTTCCACTAGGAGTCCTATACCATAACCCTTTTGGTAAATTTTTTCTCTCTTCTGTAGGTGTTATAATATTTTTTTTTTTTCTTAAAAACCAAGCCATGGTTTTATAACGTATTAATATTATTCATTAATTTAAAATATTTTTTTAAAAAACTTTTAAAAGTTTTTTCTCCTTTTCTCATCCATACTCTAGGATCATAATATTTTTTATTTGGAAGATCTTTCCCTTTTGGATTACCAATTTGTTTTTCTAAATATTTTTTATTTATATTCATATAATCTCGTACTCCACAAGTAAAAGCATATTGCAAATCTGTATCTATATTCATTTTAATTACTCCGTAACTAATAGATTCTTGAATATCCTTTATAGAAGATCCTGATCCTCCATGAAAAACAAAAAAAACGGGTTTTTCTTTAGTAAAAAACTTTTTTTTTATATAATTTTGAGTTTTTTTTAATATTAATGGACGTAAAATAATATTTCCAGGTTTATATACTCCGTGTACATTTCCAAAAGAAGCAGCTATAATAAAATTTTTACTAATTTTTATTAATTTTTCATAAGCATATGATACATCTTGTGGTTGAGTATAAAGTTTTTCATTATCTATATTAGAATGATCCACACCATCTTCTTCACCACCTGTCACACCAAGCTCTATTTCAAGAGTCATTTTATTTTTATTCATTCTTTCCAAATATTTTTGACAAATATTAATGTTGTCTTCTAAGGGTTCTTGAGAAAGATCTAACATATGTGAACTAAATAATGTTTTTCCACAACGTTTATAATATTTTTCATTAGCATTTAGTAAACCATCTATCCATGGAAGATTTTTTTTAGAACAATGATCTGTATGAAGAATTACTGTAGATTTATAATTTTTAGCTAATTCATGAACATGTAAAGCACAAGCTATAGATCCTTGAATAGCTGCTTTTTGTTCTTCTTTATTACTAAACCCTTTTCCTGCGTAAAAGGAAGCTCCACCATAAGATAATTGAATAATTACAGGAGAATTTACCTCTGCTGCAGTTTCCATAACTGCATTTATTGTATTAGATCCAATAACATTTACAGCAGGGATAGAAAATATTTTTTCCCTAGCATATTCGAATATTTCTCCGACAAGACTTCCAGTGGCGACTCCATAAGGAAATTTTCTATACATATTTTTTTTATAATTTTAGTTTAGTATGAGAAAATGTAAAAAAATGAATTATTTACAATAAATTATAAATATATATAAAATTTATACTTTTCATTAGTTTTATTTATTAAATACCAACCTTCTCAAAGAAGGTTGATTATTTTTTTCTTTATTAAATTGTATAATATTTTTTTAAAATTGATTATGTTAGTTCCTACAGCTACATTAAAAATATATAACGCTTCAGCAGGTTCTGGAAAAACTTTTTTTTTAGTAAAAAATTATCTTTCTATTTTATTTAAAAGTTCTCATGATGATGAATTTAAACGTGTATTAGCCTTAACTTTTACAAATAAAGCTTCTGAAGAAATGAAAAAAAGAATATTACAATGTATTCAAGAATTTTCGATTCAAAAAGTTAGTAAAGAATATTCTCATTTTTTTTTTTATTTAATAAAAGATTTAAAATTAACAAAAGATCAATTATACAAACGTGCTAAAAAAATATTATCTGCAATTTTACATAATTTTTCCTATTTTTCTATCAATACTATAGATAAATTTACTTATAGGATTATTCGATCTTTTACATTGAATAAAAATCTAGATTTAGAAATGGATACTAATAGATTTTTATGGGAAATAGTAGATAATTTATTATCTAAATTGAAAAATTCAGAAAAATGGACTCATATTCTAGTCCAATTTTCTTTAGAAAAATTAAGATCAGGTAAAAATTGGGATATACGGAATGAACTATTTAAAATAGCTCATCTTATAGTAGATGAAAATAGTTTTTTTCCTATGAAAAAAATAAAAAAAAGATCATTAGATGATTGGATAAAATTAAAAAAAAAATTATTAAAAAGAACCCAAATATTTGAAAATATATGTCAAAAACAAGGAGAAAAATTTTTTAATTTTTTAAAAAAAACATCTATTCAAAAATATTCATTTCCTTATGAAGATTTACCAAAATTTTTTAAAAAATTTTGTACGGGGGATCTTATTTTAAATCCATTTAAAGACCGTTTAGAAAAATATCTTTTCATCAAAAAAAAAATATATAAGGATACTTTAATTTTAGATCAAAAAAATAGAATAAAAAAATATACTAAGTCAATTCTTTTTTTATATAAAGAAACAAAATATTTATATCAAAAAAATATTTCTTCTTATATTTTAGATAAACTTTTTTTAAAAAATTTGAATCTTTTATCTATCATCAAAGAAATAGAAAAAGAACTTTTTTCCTTAAAAAAAGAAAAAAAAATTATTTTAAATGCAGAAATAAATAAAATACTCCATGAAAGAATTATTAAAGATCCATTTCCTATTATTTATGAAAAAATGGGATCACAATATAAACATTATTTCATAGATGAATTTCAAGATACTTCATTTTTACAATGGAAAAATATTCAAATTTTAATAGAAAATGCTTTATCAGAAAATGGGTCAGCTATGATAGTAGGGGATCCTAAACAATCTATATATCGTTTTAGAGGTGTAGATGCCAAACCTTTTATACATCTAATTTCTTCTGATGATTCTAAATTTTATCATAAAAAAATAATAAATATAGAAACAAATTTTCGTAGTTATGAAGTAATTGTACAATTTAATAATTCACTTTATCAACACGTTCATGAATTTTTTCATTCTACTATTTATAAAGATATTTATAAAAAATATAAACAAAAAGTATTTAAAAAACCTGGAGGATATGTTGAATTAAATTTTGTTGATAAAAAAAAAACAAATAATTATAAAGAATATATTTATTCTCAAATAGAGAATAGAATTAAAAAATTATTAAAACAAAAGTATCAACTATCGGATATAGCCATATTAGTTAGAAATAATGTCGAAGGAATTTTTTTATCTGAAAAACTCATAAAAAACGGATTCATGGTAAATACGTCCGTATCTCTTTTGATAAAAAATCATGTAGAAATAAAAATTATTGTACATTTTTTTTATATGATTTTAAAACCTAATTGTTTAAAAAATAGAGCAGATTTAATTTTATTATTATTA
This genomic window contains:
- the purF gene encoding amidophosphoribosyltransferase, encoding MSPLLPFFHENKYSDKFYEECGVFGIYSPHKIDTFSLIQFGLFALQHRGQEACGFSVLRDGFILSHKNEGLVLDTFRNISNYECYHGNAVIGHTRYSTEGGQSKKNIQPFFGEDINGKSTISIVHNGNLINAKNIRKNLELEGITFISEYSDSEVILRLIQKYLSIYNNILEIAIKKTIFDIKGAYSVIVLMNNQMAAFRDPNGIRPLCYGMLNEKTYIFSSETCGIDSVGGYYIRDLFPGEMAIVDKTTIRFTLMKNKRYTKRRICSFEYIYFSRPDSLIENINVYEVREKSGKKLYEQHPVQADVVIGVPDSGVPAAIGYSKASGIPFKPILVKNKYIGRSFILPKQEMREKMVNLKLNAILNEIRGKRIVIIDDSIVRGTTSRRLVYILRKAGAIEIHFRSASPPIIGPCYLGVDTPSRKDLISYKMKKDKIAQFLDVDSLEFLSITNLIDILGGKNYCFGCFTGDYPIHKKK
- the purM gene encoding phosphoribosylformylglycinamidine cyclo-ligase — protein: MKENHKTIYKINPILKKTYNNKILSTLDHFAAFYKMSVYSYKEPILVSGVDGVGTKLRLAINFKRYEIIGKDCFAMCANDVLCHGAQPLFFLDYLACGKLDSNIAEKIIKGLATSCQKTHTCLIGGETAEMPGIYQEKDYDIAGFCVGIVEKKNIIYGKNSIKDGDILIGLPSSGVHSNGFSLIRKIFDTEYLLMKEFQKKPFYETLLIPTKIYHDTIHILLKEFLIHGLVHVTGGGIYENLLRILPNNLLAKVYKKKIPILPVFNYIQKKGILSDQEMWNTFNMGVGMIIIVSVKNKYSIFHRLRCLGEQPFIFGKIVKGEKKVFLK
- a CDS encoding formyltransferase family protein; the encoded protein is MKKLAILVSGNGTNMKHILHAIYHGELKNCKVDLVVSDRACKAIQYSLKKNIPTFHFEKINQQFISSKIHHILIKYIPDIIVLSGFLSILNADFCKKWDKKIINIHPSLLPKYGGKGMYGMKIHQKVLKNKEKISGATVHYVNKHIDSGKIILQKSCLLSDKETIKSLYKKISIIEKKILIQSLNNF
- the purH gene encoding bifunctional phosphoribosylaminoimidazolecarboxamide formyltransferase/IMP cyclohydrolase; translation: MKKALISVFEKNKKLFNFVHFLYKKGYQIISTGGTFKYLKKNGIINIIDIADFISFSEQLNGRIKTIHPNIYGGILADRSKDNHMKYLISHKIHPIDIVLVNFYPFVEKLSQKNFSIDSLIEFIDIGGPSMLRAAAKNFLYVTPITDNNDYILVKNEIQLYGNTSLKLRKKLAGKVFYITSAYDAAISKAFLIDENFPEYLNFSAYKKKMNLRYGENPHQKAAYYINTIHKGAMQDFHQLNGKKLSFNNLRDMDIAWKVVSQFSEPACCTVKHSTPCGVALGKNIIDAFKKTYESDFISSFGGILAVNRTINIELSKVINRLFLEVILSTNYEIEALNILKRKKNLRIIRIINPISDKLEYLKIDGGILVQEVDSLFSDNYHIVTKKKFSNTEIKSLLFANRVVKYVKSNAIVVAKETQTLGISGGQTNRIWAASQAIQRALEKKNNDNLVLVSDAFFPFRDVVDSAANSGKITAIIQPGGSIRDEESIKACDEYGIAMAFTGNRHFKH
- the purD gene encoding phosphoribosylamine--glycine ligase; protein product: MKILILGSGGREHAIGKKLLQDNPFIELYFYPGNGGTNKIGKNLETNYSISELYFFSKKNAIDLTIVGSENFLLDGIVDIFKNGGLTIMGAHYQSSRLEGDRMFAKSFMKKYGVRTPQYKVFTSYQKAINFLKKTTYSVAIKTNGIAEGKGVFLVKNKQEAEQALNYIFIDKKFGKSGNKVIIEEFLKGNESSIISIYNSKEIIPFLSAKDYKKIGEKETGSNTGGMGSISPNPYMKNDIWIDFKKNILEPTLEGLFLEKLTFFGFIYFGLMITSTNKVYLLEYNTRMGDPETQTLLPLMKSNFLHIIQSTFMKKDIVIAWKSLCSCCVVISSKGYPEKYENGKIIKGLNYLKEPFYIAGAKKEKEEWITSRGRVLNIVGLGKSIEEARKKAYQKVQKVYFENCYFRKDIGL
- the guaA gene encoding glutamine-hydrolyzing GMP synthase, producing the protein MKKDSILILDFGSQYSQIIARKIRDIGVYAIVYPYNISMNHILSKKPKGIILSGSPFSIYEKNPPLISKNILQINIPILGICYGMQLLAFLFGGDIKKSEYKEYGKTNFIIDNYNHHLFHGIPKKSIVWMSHCDQIHNLPKELKIIGHTSSCYASAFIHKIKNIYAVQFHPEVNHTEFGISIIKNFIFNICKCIINWDLNNFLKITIEKIKKRVYNKKVILGFSGGVDSFVTAYIIHKAIGKSLHCIFIDTGLLLKQEKEKISYLCNKKMNFNIKIINAKKRFLSSLNGVIDPEKKRKIIGKEFISIFQKESKKIKNVEFLAQGTIYSDVIESSLKYKKKNSIIKSHHNVGGLPTLMKLKLLEPLKKLFKDEVRKIGKELKIPKQILYRHPFPGPGLSIRIIGEINQKKISIVQKADNILFQELQNYNIYNYVSQAFIILLPIKTVGVMGDKRTYKYTSVLRITNTEDFMTATFSRLPYDFLEKVSNRIINEVDGINRLVYDITSKPPATIEWE
- the accD gene encoding acetyl-CoA carboxylase, carboxyltransferase subunit beta, translating into MAWFLRKKKNIITPTEERKNLPKGLWYRTPSGKIIDTEELKKNAYVSPEDGYHVRIHSKEYFEILFDHGTFLEKNVKMISKDPIKWIDRKKYIDRIKDARKKTNLYDAIRTGVGKMKGIDIVISCMDFSFIGGSMGSVVGEKISRAIKYCIEKKLPYVLISKSGGARIMESSFSLMQMAKTIARLTQLRDARIPYISVLTDPTTGGVTASYALLGDINIAEPGALIGFAGPKVIRQTIGKDLPDGFQTSEFLLEHGFIDLISYRTELKKNISNLISMMM
- the fbaA gene encoding class II fructose-bisphosphate aldolase, whose product is MYRKFPYGVATGSLVGEIFEYAREKIFSIPAVNVIGSNTINAVMETAAEVNSPVIIQLSYGGASFYAGKGFSNKEEQKAAIQGSIACALHVHELAKNYKSTVILHTDHCSKKNLPWIDGLLNANEKYYKRCGKTLFSSHMLDLSQEPLEDNINICQKYLERMNKNKMTLEIELGVTGGEEDGVDHSNIDNEKLYTQPQDVSYAYEKLIKISKNFIIAASFGNVHGVYKPGNIILRPLILKKTQNYIKKKFFTKEKPVFFVFHGGSGSSIKDIQESISYGVIKMNIDTDLQYAFTCGVRDYMNINKKYLEKQIGNPKGKDLPNKKYYDPRVWMRKGEKTFKSFLKKYFKLMNNINTL
- a CDS encoding UvrD-helicase domain-containing protein, whose amino-acid sequence is MLVPTATLKIYNASAGSGKTFFLVKNYLSILFKSSHDDEFKRVLALTFTNKASEEMKKRILQCIQEFSIQKVSKEYSHFFFYLIKDLKLTKDQLYKRAKKILSAILHNFSYFSINTIDKFTYRIIRSFTLNKNLDLEMDTNRFLWEIVDNLLSKLKNSEKWTHILVQFSLEKLRSGKNWDIRNELFKIAHLIVDENSFFPMKKIKKRSLDDWIKLKKKLLKRTQIFENICQKQGEKFFNFLKKTSIQKYSFPYEDLPKFFKKFCTGDLILNPFKDRLEKYLFIKKKIYKDTLILDQKNRIKKYTKSILFLYKETKYLYQKNISSYILDKLFLKNLNLLSIIKEIEKELFSLKKEKKIILNAEINKILHERIIKDPFPIIYEKMGSQYKHYFIDEFQDTSFLQWKNIQILIENALSENGSAMIVGDPKQSIYRFRGVDAKPFIHLISSDDSKFYHKKIINIETNFRSYEVIVQFNNSLYQHVHEFFHSTIYKDIYKKYKQKVFKKPGGYVELNFVDKKKTNNYKEYIYSQIENRIKKLLKQKYQLSDIAILVRNNVEGIFLSEKLIKNGFMVNTSVSLLIKNHVEIKIIVHFFYMILKPNCLKNRADLILLLLQNKFIYTKKKNHDFIIDTLFLPLDLFFKKIFLKKSLNLKNLYYNQSIYKIAENIIHGLGLLNKYNTASIYSFLDFIHRSIKIIGNSIVDFLEYWEYKKEKESIIITDEIDAIRLMTIHKSKGLQFPVVLLPFTDWNASFKKKEGAWINISPHLYHGLDTMYLDIEPYFKHIKDNYILNFYKKYLSKIKFDNINLLYVATTRPIEKLIIFSKKVNDQSISIYIKNFLQKKKLWNDKTLQYVFGNNDK